Proteins encoded within one genomic window of Brenneria nigrifluens DSM 30175 = ATCC 13028:
- a CDS encoding ABC transporter ATP-binding protein, whose amino-acid sequence MPFQSSQPPTTPLLQVEGVSLEYATRERRVRATHDVSFDIFPAERFILLGPSGCGKSSLLKAVGGFLPPVDGRILLEGEEITKPGPDRMMVFQEFDQLPPWKTVLENTQFPLRVTGKLSAAEARDQALYYLEKVGLADFANAWPHTLSGGMKQRVAIARALAMKPKVLLMDEPFAALDALTRRKMQQELLELWDEVRFTLMFVTHSIEEALVVGNRILLLSPHPGRVRAELNSHQFVHNNEGGSEFQTAARRIHDLLFPAGQPVEPEPAATSADTAPRRSLAGQHTR is encoded by the coding sequence ATGCCTTTTCAGTCATCGCAGCCCCCCACGACACCGCTGTTGCAGGTGGAGGGGGTCAGTCTGGAATACGCCACCCGCGAACGTCGGGTTCGCGCTACCCACGATGTCAGTTTCGATATCTTTCCCGCCGAGCGTTTTATCCTGCTCGGTCCCTCGGGCTGCGGCAAGTCCAGCCTGCTGAAAGCGGTGGGCGGATTCCTGCCCCCGGTCGACGGCCGTATCCTGCTGGAGGGAGAGGAAATCACCAAACCCGGCCCGGATCGGATGATGGTGTTTCAGGAGTTCGATCAACTGCCGCCGTGGAAAACCGTGCTGGAAAACACCCAGTTCCCGCTGCGGGTCACCGGCAAGCTGTCCGCCGCCGAGGCGCGGGATCAGGCGCTCTATTATCTGGAGAAGGTCGGCCTGGCGGATTTCGCCAATGCCTGGCCGCACACCTTGTCCGGCGGGATGAAGCAGCGCGTGGCCATCGCCCGGGCGCTGGCGATGAAACCGAAAGTCCTGCTGATGGATGAGCCGTTCGCCGCGCTGGATGCGCTGACCCGCCGGAAAATGCAGCAAGAATTGTTGGAACTGTGGGATGAAGTCCGCTTCACCCTGATGTTCGTCACCCATTCCATAGAGGAAGCGCTGGTGGTGGGCAACCGCATTCTGTTGCTTTCGCCGCACCCCGGCCGGGTGCGCGCCGAGCTCAACAGCCATCAGTTCGTACACAATAACGAAGGCGGCAGCGAGTTTCAGACGGCGGCGCGCCGTATTCACGATCTGCTGTTTCCCGCCGGACAGCCGGTGGAACCGGAACCGGCCGCGACCTCTGCGGACACCGCCCCGCGTCGTTCACTGGCCGGACAGCATACCCGCTGA
- a CDS encoding thiamine pyrophosphate-binding protein, whose protein sequence is MSLDSGAGAAAEPFSGKAAGVGGPAATRKVADAVAETLANFGARFVFGIPGNDVLELMRACEERDIPYFLARSEPSCAFMADAVYRLTGTPGVVLPALGPGLANMASGIAGALQDRSALLVLGGSAERNAGGIYSHQIIDQLALMRPITRYADTLNPARAAQQAAKALDIATRYPPGPVFLDVAADVSRATSGEAAYTPQTRHAGGYLSSEDRDHILTLLRQARRPLALIGQGALYGPRPQAVSDFIHASGLPFLTTYKAKGIVSEYHPHSIGALGLSPVVDAVQRDAINAADVLLLIGFDPIELRNAWLDAWPAEKSVLTLDWAPLDQRMFPAGREYYGNLHGNLQRLRQAWEGDPYPSAQATDLQRHRARIAQLLSPGVNHQDISPAALFGVLDAQMTDEWLVTLDVGAHRILANHILRCRRPNQLLQSNGFCCMGYSLPAAIAAQTLYPQRPVVAVTGDGGLLMTLGELTLAGERDLPLVVVVLNDAALSLIRLKQSQSGLAERGVRYRSTDFAGAAQALGARGIRVSDIDEFDRALREAVASRHFTLIDAAIDPAEYAHQM, encoded by the coding sequence ATGTCGCTGGATTCCGGCGCCGGCGCGGCGGCCGAACCTTTCTCCGGTAAAGCGGCGGGCGTCGGCGGCCCTGCCGCCACCCGCAAGGTAGCGGACGCCGTCGCCGAAACGCTGGCCAACTTCGGCGCCAGATTCGTCTTCGGTATTCCTGGCAACGACGTACTGGAACTGATGCGCGCCTGCGAGGAACGGGATATCCCTTATTTCCTTGCCCGCTCGGAACCGTCCTGCGCCTTTATGGCCGACGCGGTCTATCGGCTGACCGGCACGCCCGGCGTGGTGCTGCCGGCGCTGGGGCCGGGATTGGCCAATATGGCGTCGGGCATCGCCGGCGCCTTGCAGGATCGCAGCGCGCTATTGGTGCTTGGCGGCAGCGCCGAGCGGAATGCGGGCGGCATTTACAGCCATCAGATTATCGATCAGCTGGCTTTGATGCGGCCCATCACCCGGTATGCCGATACGCTTAATCCGGCGCGCGCGGCGCAGCAGGCGGCCAAGGCGCTGGATATCGCCACCCGCTATCCGCCGGGTCCGGTTTTCCTCGACGTGGCGGCGGATGTAAGCCGCGCAACCAGCGGCGAAGCGGCCTATACGCCGCAGACTCGCCACGCCGGCGGCTATCTGTCGTCAGAGGATCGCGACCATATCCTCACCCTGCTGCGGCAGGCCAGACGCCCGCTGGCGCTGATTGGACAGGGCGCCCTCTACGGGCCGCGCCCGCAGGCGGTGAGCGATTTTATCCACGCCAGCGGACTGCCGTTCCTCACCACTTACAAAGCCAAAGGCATCGTCAGCGAATACCATCCCCACAGTATCGGGGCGCTGGGGCTGAGTCCGGTGGTGGACGCGGTGCAACGCGACGCCATCAACGCCGCCGACGTGCTGCTGCTGATAGGATTCGATCCGATTGAGCTGCGCAACGCCTGGCTGGATGCCTGGCCGGCCGAAAAATCGGTACTCACTCTGGACTGGGCGCCGCTGGATCAGCGGATGTTTCCCGCCGGCCGCGAATACTACGGCAATCTGCACGGCAACCTGCAACGGTTGCGTCAGGCGTGGGAGGGCGATCCCTATCCGTCGGCGCAGGCGACCGATTTACAACGTCACCGCGCCCGTATCGCGCAGTTGCTGTCCCCAGGCGTCAATCACCAGGACATCAGTCCGGCGGCGCTATTCGGCGTACTTGACGCTCAGATGACCGATGAGTGGCTGGTGACGCTGGACGTTGGCGCGCACCGGATACTGGCCAACCATATCCTGCGCTGCCGCCGCCCCAACCAACTGCTACAGTCAAACGGATTTTGCTGCATGGGTTACAGCCTGCCGGCGGCCATCGCCGCCCAGACGCTATATCCTCAGCGGCCGGTCGTCGCCGTGACCGGGGATGGCGGCCTGCTGATGACGCTGGGGGAGTTGACGCTGGCCGGCGAACGGGATCTGCCGCTGGTGGTGGTGGTGCTTAACGACGCCGCGCTATCGCTGATCCGCCTGAAGCAGTCCCAAAGCGGGCTGGCGGAGCGCGGCGTACGCTACCGCTCCACCGATTTCGCCGGCGCGGCGCAAGCGCTGGGAGCGCGGGGCATACGGGTAAGCGATATCGACGAGTTCGACCGCGCCCTGCGCGAAGCCGTCGCCAGCCGGCATTTCACATTGATAGACGCCGCCATCGACCCGGCGGAATATGCACATCAGATGTGA
- a CDS encoding ABC transporter substrate-binding protein, producing MKKINRAASPTGRFSRKLIGLTSAVSLLASALALPTQAYAEGQLRIAQQFGIVYLLLNVAQDKQLIEKHAKADGLEVKVDYLQLSGGAAVNDALLSGSVDIAGAGIGPLFTLWDRTKNRQNVRAVLATGQFPYYLISTNPNVKSIADFTDKDRIAVPAVGVSVQSRYLQQASAKLWGDKEFNRLDKLQVALPHPDATAAIISAGTEITAHFGNAPFQEQELAGNPNAHIVLNSYDVQGGPTSPVVLYTTEKFRKENPRTYRVFVNALAEAAEFADQNPEEAADAFIRITKSKIDRKLLLDILKSPESKFSITPQNTLQLGQFLHRVGAIKNKPESVKDYFFDDPHVASGS from the coding sequence ATGAAAAAAATAAATCGCGCGGCAAGTCCGACCGGCCGTTTTTCCCGCAAACTGATCGGCCTGACTTCGGCCGTCAGCCTGCTGGCATCGGCCCTGGCCCTGCCGACTCAGGCATATGCGGAAGGCCAGTTGCGCATTGCGCAGCAGTTCGGCATCGTCTATCTGCTGCTTAACGTGGCGCAGGATAAACAGCTGATTGAGAAGCACGCCAAGGCCGACGGGCTGGAAGTCAAAGTGGATTATCTGCAACTCTCCGGCGGCGCGGCGGTCAACGATGCGCTGCTGTCCGGCTCGGTAGATATCGCCGGCGCCGGCATCGGCCCATTGTTTACCCTGTGGGACCGCACAAAAAATCGTCAGAACGTGCGGGCCGTGCTGGCGACCGGCCAGTTTCCTTACTACCTGATCAGCACCAATCCCAACGTGAAATCCATCGCCGACTTCACCGACAAGGATCGCATCGCGGTGCCAGCGGTAGGCGTATCGGTTCAGTCGCGCTATCTGCAGCAGGCCTCGGCGAAACTGTGGGGCGATAAGGAATTCAATCGCCTCGATAAACTGCAGGTGGCGCTGCCCCACCCAGACGCCACGGCGGCCATTATCAGCGCCGGAACCGAAATCACCGCCCACTTCGGCAACGCCCCCTTCCAGGAACAGGAGCTGGCCGGCAACCCCAATGCCCATATCGTACTGAACTCTTATGACGTGCAGGGCGGCCCGACGTCGCCGGTGGTGCTTTACACCACGGAAAAATTCCGCAAGGAAAATCCGCGCACTTACCGCGTGTTCGTCAATGCCCTGGCCGAAGCGGCGGAATTTGCCGATCAGAATCCTGAAGAAGCAGCCGATGCCTTTATCCGCATCACCAAATCCAAAATCGACCGAAAACTGCTGCTGGATATCCTCAAGAGTCCCGAGTCGAAATTCAGCATCACCCCGCAGAATACCTTGCAGTTGGGGCAGTTCCTGCATCGCGTAGGGGCCATCAAAAACAAACCCGAATCGGTGAAGGATTACTTCTTTGACGATCCGCATGTGGCCTCGGGGAGCTGA
- a CDS encoding succinate dehydrogenase/fumarate reductase iron-sulfur subunit: MANEQNTLRVKIARGEPGIRHAVYSVPRRDNQTVLDVVTEIQQRQDPTLSYRFSCRVGVCGSCAVMVNGTPRWACRTHVSRVADKGELVLEPLRNLPPIKDLVVDMREFFTKWQKAGGEFSSGRDRRQEPARIDPQGARRRLAGEAIECINCGICYAACDVVAWDKRYLGPAALNRAWTLINDERHQAHADVKARVADGGGVSACHMQGNCMACCPVGLSPTRSIAGLKRISLWQWFVKA, translated from the coding sequence ATGGCTAACGAACAAAACACACTACGGGTAAAAATCGCCCGCGGCGAGCCGGGTATTAGGCATGCGGTCTATTCGGTGCCCCGGCGGGATAATCAAACGGTGCTGGACGTGGTGACAGAAATCCAGCAGCGGCAGGATCCCACGCTGTCTTACCGTTTTTCATGCCGGGTCGGGGTGTGCGGTTCCTGCGCCGTCATGGTCAACGGCACCCCGCGCTGGGCCTGCCGCACGCACGTCAGCCGGGTGGCCGACAAGGGCGAACTGGTGCTGGAGCCGTTGCGCAATCTGCCGCCGATCAAGGATCTGGTGGTGGATATGCGCGAGTTTTTCACCAAGTGGCAAAAGGCCGGCGGCGAGTTCAGCTCCGGCCGCGACCGCCGGCAGGAACCGGCGCGCATCGATCCGCAGGGCGCCCGGCGGCGTCTCGCCGGCGAGGCGATTGAGTGCATCAACTGCGGCATTTGCTATGCCGCCTGCGACGTGGTGGCCTGGGATAAGCGCTACCTCGGCCCGGCCGCGCTGAATCGCGCCTGGACGCTGATCAACGATGAGCGGCACCAGGCGCACGCCGACGTGAAAGCGCGCGTCGCCGATGGCGGCGGCGTCAGCGCCTGCCATATGCAGGGCAATTGCATGGCCTGTTGCCCGGTAGGGCTGAGTCCGACCCGCAGTATCGCCGGTCTGAAACGGATTTCGCTGTGGCAATGGTTCGTTAAGGCGTGA
- a CDS encoding succinate dehydrogenase membrane anchor — MERKLFIIQRLSTLLLIPFVLVHVGVMIYATHSGLSAGAILGRTQGSVGWLLFYSTFVLCVAVHAPLGVRAVLSEWTGIGYRAADGISLGLALLLLILGIRAVIAVGGL; from the coding sequence ATGGAAAGAAAACTGTTCATTATTCAGCGCCTCAGTACCTTGCTGCTTATCCCTTTCGTACTGGTGCATGTGGGCGTGATGATCTATGCGACGCACAGCGGCCTGAGCGCCGGAGCCATCCTGGGGCGTACCCAGGGCAGCGTCGGCTGGCTGCTGTTCTATTCAACTTTCGTCCTCTGCGTCGCCGTGCATGCGCCGCTGGGCGTGCGCGCCGTCTTGAGCGAGTGGACCGGCATCGGCTACCGCGCCGCGGACGGCATCAGCCTGGGGCTGGCGCTTCTGCTATTGATCCTTGGCATACGGGCGGTTATCGCCGTGGGAGGGTTATGA
- the sdhC gene encoding succinate dehydrogenase, cytochrome b556 subunit, which translates to MNALRRQKGYLAFIGHRLSGLALTLFLPLHFLALGLALEGEAGLERVIRFSDLPLVKAAEWGLVVALCLHASFGLRLLALEMLNWRDIRQARLGWIGWGAGFSLIVGTVFIMGVL; encoded by the coding sequence ATGAACGCGTTACGCCGTCAAAAAGGCTATCTGGCTTTTATCGGCCACCGGCTGTCCGGGCTGGCGCTGACGCTATTTCTGCCGCTGCATTTTCTGGCGCTCGGCCTGGCGCTGGAGGGGGAAGCCGGATTGGAGCGCGTGATCCGCTTTAGCGATCTGCCGCTGGTGAAAGCGGCGGAGTGGGGGCTGGTGGTGGCGCTCTGTCTGCATGCGAGTTTCGGGCTGCGCCTGCTGGCGCTGGAAATGCTGAACTGGCGCGATATCCGCCAAGCGCGCCTGGGCTGGATTGGCTGGGGCGCCGGTTTTTCCCTTATCGTCGGCACCGTCTTTATTATGGGGGTGCTCTAG
- a CDS encoding L-aspartate oxidase, whose amino-acid sequence MQLENLKTDILILGSGGAGLFATLHARRADPSLDVTVATKGLLGKSGCTRMVQGGYNVALAAGDSVERHVMDTLNGGKWLPRQDLVWRLVEGAIERVRELENEVGCFFDRNPDGTLHQKAFAGQTFDRTVHKSDLTGIEIINRLMEKVRGAGVRELEEHRAIELIPAADGGGIAAVLFIDLRSGVYRLVRAKAVLLATGAGPTMFRYHTPSGEKTCDGLAMALRYGLKLRDMEMVQFHPTGLLGGPDTRMTGTVLEEGLRGAGGYLLNGLGERFMQRYDPRGERATRDVVSRGIYAEMRAGRTGPMGGIFIQMKHLGEEKVRRLFPGMVSRCADCGFDLAGGLVEVVPTAHYLMGGVEFDADCSTASPGLYVAGEDSGGVHGANRLGGNGVACSTVFGGIAGDAMAAYLRQGAGWREPDRARIEAGIARAERAFAAPPGPLAPLRETLAQTMWDHVGVMRTRQGIERGAAALERYGRELAAIGVRDGERRYNLSWHDWLNTDSQLLIARTIATAALARNDSRGAHFREDFPATGDLNASCYTRISSVDEGATLVLEQVPVAFDIVAPGETLLTEPPVREAI is encoded by the coding sequence ATGCAGCTTGAGAACCTGAAAACCGACATTCTGATCCTGGGGTCCGGCGGCGCCGGTCTGTTTGCCACGCTGCACGCGCGCCGGGCGGATCCCTCGCTGGACGTGACCGTCGCCACCAAGGGGCTGCTGGGGAAAAGCGGCTGTACCCGGATGGTGCAGGGCGGTTATAACGTGGCGCTGGCGGCCGGCGATTCGGTCGAGCGGCACGTGATGGACACCCTTAACGGCGGCAAATGGCTGCCCCGTCAGGATCTGGTGTGGCGGCTGGTGGAAGGCGCCATAGAACGGGTGCGCGAACTGGAAAACGAAGTCGGCTGCTTTTTTGACCGCAACCCCGACGGCACCCTGCATCAGAAAGCCTTTGCCGGTCAGACCTTCGATCGCACGGTGCACAAGTCCGATCTGACGGGCATCGAGATCATCAACCGACTGATGGAGAAGGTGCGCGGCGCGGGCGTGCGTGAGCTGGAAGAGCACCGCGCCATCGAGCTGATCCCGGCGGCGGACGGCGGCGGCATCGCCGCGGTGCTGTTTATCGATCTGCGCAGCGGCGTCTACCGTCTGGTTCGGGCTAAGGCGGTGCTGCTGGCTACCGGCGCCGGCCCCACCATGTTTCGCTACCATACCCCTTCCGGCGAGAAAACCTGCGACGGTCTGGCGATGGCGCTGCGCTACGGTCTTAAACTGCGCGATATGGAGATGGTGCAGTTTCATCCCACCGGACTGCTGGGCGGGCCGGACACGCGCATGACCGGCACGGTGCTGGAAGAGGGGCTGCGCGGCGCCGGCGGCTATCTGCTCAACGGGCTGGGCGAGCGCTTTATGCAGCGCTACGATCCGCGCGGCGAACGCGCCACGCGCGATGTGGTCAGCCGGGGGATTTATGCCGAAATGCGCGCCGGGCGCACCGGACCGATGGGCGGCATATTCATCCAGATGAAACACCTGGGCGAGGAGAAAGTGCGCCGGCTGTTTCCCGGCATGGTGTCCCGCTGCGCCGACTGCGGCTTCGATCTGGCGGGCGGACTGGTGGAAGTGGTGCCTACCGCGCACTATCTGATGGGCGGCGTGGAGTTCGACGCGGACTGTTCCACCGCCTCTCCCGGTCTGTATGTCGCCGGGGAGGATAGCGGCGGCGTACACGGCGCCAACCGGCTGGGAGGCAACGGCGTGGCCTGTTCCACGGTATTCGGCGGCATCGCCGGCGACGCCATGGCGGCCTACCTGCGGCAGGGCGCGGGCTGGCGGGAACCGGATCGCGCACGCATCGAGGCGGGCATCGCCCGCGCCGAACGGGCTTTCGCCGCGCCGCCGGGGCCGCTGGCCCCGCTGCGCGAGACGCTGGCGCAGACCATGTGGGATCATGTGGGCGTAATGCGCACCCGGCAGGGCATCGAACGGGGCGCGGCGGCGCTGGAACGGTATGGGCGCGAACTGGCGGCTATCGGCGTGCGCGACGGCGAACGCCGCTACAACCTGAGCTGGCACGACTGGCTGAATACCGACAGCCAACTGCTGATCGCCCGCACCATCGCCACGGCGGCGCTGGCGCGCAACGATAGCCGCGGGGCGCATTTTCGCGAAGACTTTCCCGCCACCGGCGATCTCAACGCCAGCTGCTACACGCGCATCAGCAGCGTGGACGAGGGCGCGACGCTGGTGCTGGAACAGGTGCCTGTGGCGTTTGATATCGTCGCGCCGGGGGAAACTCTGCTGACGGAACCGCCCGTGCGGGAGGCGATATGA
- a CDS encoding fumarate hydratase produces MSVAIQRVEQAAYEIMKLAAIDIPADYRDKIKSMRREESGALSRFVLDTMIENWRAAGEDRRPMCADTGLPRYYVKWGNNAAVDSGFVGVERALRRATARATQDIPLRPNRVHPLWRTEFNNNVGINAPEIEWSFEPDADWVDITTVHKGGLFGTDYRMLFPGDGIDGIKRFALDTLIAFGKRGLACQPAIVGIGIGGSKDTCMQLGKQAACLRVVGDRNPDPRIAELELEILTLGNSLGMGAMGLAGRSMVADCHIEVGYTHTGGMPVSLHTFCLASRRATARVHADGSVSYRTDPVWFTPYLRRESVEWPENLTS; encoded by the coding sequence ATGAGCGTTGCCATCCAGCGGGTGGAGCAGGCCGCCTACGAAATCATGAAACTGGCGGCCATCGATATCCCGGCGGATTACCGCGACAAAATCAAGTCCATGCGGCGCGAGGAGAGCGGCGCGCTGTCGCGTTTCGTGCTGGATACGATGATCGAAAACTGGCGGGCCGCCGGCGAGGATCGCCGACCGATGTGCGCCGACACCGGGCTGCCGCGCTATTACGTCAAATGGGGCAATAACGCGGCGGTGGATAGCGGCTTTGTCGGCGTGGAGCGCGCGCTGCGCCGCGCCACCGCCCGGGCGACCCAGGATATCCCCCTGCGCCCCAACCGGGTTCATCCTTTATGGCGCACCGAGTTCAACAACAATGTGGGCATCAATGCGCCGGAAATCGAGTGGTCGTTCGAGCCGGACGCCGACTGGGTGGATATCACCACCGTGCATAAGGGCGGGCTGTTCGGCACCGACTACCGCATGCTGTTCCCCGGGGACGGCATCGACGGCATCAAGCGTTTCGCGCTGGACACCCTGATCGCCTTTGGCAAGCGCGGGCTGGCCTGCCAGCCGGCCATCGTCGGCATCGGCATCGGCGGCTCGAAGGATACCTGCATGCAACTCGGCAAGCAGGCCGCCTGCCTGCGGGTGGTGGGCGACCGTAACCCGGACCCGCGCATCGCCGAACTGGAACTGGAGATCCTGACGCTGGGTAATTCGCTGGGCATGGGCGCCATGGGGCTGGCGGGGCGCTCGATGGTGGCGGATTGCCATATTGAAGTGGGCTATACCCATACCGGCGGCATGCCGGTCAGCCTGCATACCTTTTGTCTCGCTTCACGCCGCGCCACGGCGCGGGTTCATGCCGACGGCTCGGTCAGCTATCGTACCGACCCCGTCTGGTTCACCCCTTACCTGAGACGCGAGAGTGTGGAATGGCCGGAAAATCTGACGAGTTGA
- a CDS encoding fumarate hydratase C-terminal domain-containing protein codes for MAGKSDELKVVELTLPVSAQALAQLEIGTVVYLRGNVYTAREGVYRMILDEGRPLPLDLRALSLVNFHCSPAAAPDGDGGYQVGAVTATASFRFARWMERWLSLSGSNIILGKGGMPLEQYRQVLVPAGAVYLTTVGYGTGALLGRGIKRVIDVHWLEELGIAQAMWLFEVERFGPFIVESDLRGNSLFEQHNQIINAGIDVLYQGLKPPTLHRYGETDDRRQELM; via the coding sequence ATGGCCGGAAAATCTGACGAGTTGAAAGTGGTCGAGCTGACCTTGCCGGTCTCCGCTCAGGCGCTCGCCCAGCTGGAAATCGGCACCGTGGTGTATCTGCGCGGTAATGTCTACACCGCCCGGGAAGGCGTCTACCGCATGATCCTCGATGAGGGGCGGCCGCTGCCGCTGGATCTGCGCGCGCTCAGCCTGGTGAATTTCCACTGTTCGCCCGCGGCGGCGCCGGACGGCGACGGCGGTTACCAGGTGGGCGCGGTCACCGCCACCGCCAGTTTCCGCTTTGCCCGCTGGATGGAGCGCTGGCTGTCGCTTAGCGGCAGCAATATCATTCTCGGCAAAGGAGGCATGCCGCTGGAGCAGTACCGCCAGGTGCTGGTGCCGGCCGGCGCCGTCTACCTGACCACGGTGGGCTATGGCACCGGCGCGCTGCTGGGACGCGGCATCAAACGGGTGATTGACGTGCACTGGCTGGAAGAGCTGGGCATCGCCCAGGCGATGTGGCTGTTTGAGGTGGAGCGCTTCGGCCCGTTTATCGTCGAGAGCGATTTGCGCGGCAACTCGCTGTTCGAACAGCACAATCAGATCATCAATGCCGGCATCGACGTCCTTTATCAGGGGCTGAAGCCGCCGACGCTGCACCGCTACGGCGAAACCGACGATCGCCGGCAGGAGCTGATGTAA
- a CDS encoding NupC/NupG family nucleoside CNT transporter, translated as MSNLFHFSLALVVILALALPVSYDRKKIRVLRLVQLIVLEAALAFFLLHAQSGLFVVRKVAGFFEALLGYAAQGTDFVFGGMSQQGLAFVFLGVLCPIIFISALIGILQHWRILPLLIRGVGTVLSKINGMGKLESFNAVSSLALGQSENFIAYKGILADLSPRRLYSMTATAMSTVSLSIVGAYMTLIDAQYVVAALILNMFSTFIILSVINPSAPGDEPEVRLEKLHESQTFFEMLGEYILAGFRVAMIILAMLIGFIALIGAVNAAFTALFGMSFQQLLGYAFYPLAWLVGIPAQDAFKAGAIMATKVVSTEFIAMIELKKIVAEMSARGVGILSVFLVSFANFASIGIIAGSIKGLNEQQGNTVSRFGLKLLYGSTLVSLLSAAFAGLVL; from the coding sequence ATGTCGAACCTATTTCATTTCTCTCTTGCTTTGGTGGTTATCCTGGCGCTGGCTCTGCCGGTGAGCTACGACCGTAAAAAAATCCGCGTCCTCCGTCTGGTTCAGCTTATCGTGCTGGAAGCGGCGCTGGCTTTCTTCCTGCTGCATGCGCAAAGCGGGCTTTTTGTGGTGCGCAAGGTGGCGGGCTTTTTTGAAGCCCTGCTTGGCTACGCGGCGCAGGGCACGGATTTTGTCTTTGGCGGGATGAGTCAGCAGGGGCTGGCGTTTGTTTTTCTTGGCGTGCTGTGCCCGATTATTTTTATTTCGGCGCTGATCGGCATCCTGCAACACTGGCGTATTCTTCCGCTGCTGATTCGGGGAGTGGGCACCGTGCTGTCGAAAATCAACGGCATGGGCAAGTTGGAGTCGTTTAATGCGGTAAGCTCGCTGGCGCTGGGGCAGTCGGAAAATTTTATCGCCTACAAAGGCATCCTGGCCGACCTCTCTCCCCGGCGTCTCTACTCCATGACCGCCACGGCGATGTCGACGGTTTCCCTGTCCATCGTCGGGGCGTACATGACGCTTATCGATGCGCAATACGTGGTGGCGGCGCTGATACTGAACATGTTCAGCACCTTTATTATCCTATCGGTCATCAATCCTTCCGCCCCCGGCGATGAGCCGGAAGTGCGGCTGGAAAAACTACATGAGTCGCAGACCTTCTTTGAAATGCTCGGCGAGTACATTCTGGCGGGATTCCGGGTGGCGATGATTATTCTGGCGATGCTGATTGGCTTTATCGCCCTGATCGGCGCCGTCAACGCCGCCTTTACCGCGTTATTCGGCATGAGCTTCCAGCAACTGCTCGGCTATGCATTCTATCCTTTGGCCTGGCTGGTGGGGATCCCGGCGCAGGACGCGTTCAAGGCGGGCGCCATTATGGCGACCAAAGTGGTCTCAACCGAGTTTATCGCCATGATCGAGCTGAAAAAAATCGTCGCCGAGATGTCGGCGCGCGGCGTGGGGATCCTGTCCGTCTTTCTGGTGTCGTTCGCCAACTTCGCGTCCATCGGCATTATCGCCGGTTCGATTAAAGGGTTAAACGAGCAGCAGGGCAATACGGTTTCCCGCTTCGGGTTAAAGCTGCTGTATGGTTCAACGCTGGTGAGTCTGCTGTCCGCCGCGTTCGCCGGTCTGGTTCTTTGA
- the ssuE gene encoding NADPH-dependent FMN reductase, whose product MNVITLAGSPRFPSRSSALLTFSQRWLEEKGINVIPWNLFNFNPEDLLYAKFDSPGLKVFIDQLAAADGVIISTPVYKASFTGALKTLLDLLPERAFENKVILPLASGGSSNHMLALDYALKPVLNALKAQEILHGVFAEDSQITHYDHTPLLSASLEARLTASLSDFSHALERKAHFSAPSFSQTA is encoded by the coding sequence ATGAACGTTATTACCCTGGCCGGCAGTCCGCGTTTTCCCTCCCGCTCAAGCGCGCTGCTGACATTTTCCCAACGCTGGCTTGAAGAAAAGGGTATTAACGTTATTCCCTGGAACCTATTTAATTTTAATCCGGAAGATCTGCTGTACGCCAAATTCGACAGCCCCGGGCTAAAGGTTTTTATCGACCAGTTGGCCGCCGCCGACGGGGTGATTATCAGCACGCCGGTGTACAAAGCCTCTTTTACCGGGGCGCTGAAAACCCTGCTCGACCTGCTGCCGGAGCGGGCGTTCGAAAATAAAGTGATTTTACCGCTGGCCAGCGGCGGCTCGTCCAACCATATGCTGGCGCTGGATTACGCCCTGAAACCGGTGTTGAATGCGCTGAAAGCGCAGGAAATATTGCACGGCGTCTTCGCCGAGGACAGTCAGATTACCCACTACGATCATACGCCGCTATTGAGCGCGTCGCTGGAAGCCCGCCTGACCGCCTCGCTGAGCGACTTTTCCCACGCGCTGGAGCGGAAAGCCCACTTCAGCGCACCGTCGTTTTCGCAAACCGCCTGA